The proteins below are encoded in one region of Bremerella sp. P1:
- a CDS encoding YcjF family protein has translation MSNESNDNLTPDQPPTTDAGFATAPPSEEAVSADDRRYIEALQSVRHTLDRFRGCSDKEKELLRQDLGQLQNMEAKLTSGRVEIVVFGEISTGKSALINALVGKAVTQVDIQGGWTKEVWHVAWEGAGYRIPGLADSEVVLIDTPGINEVGGADRGEMAQDTARQADVILFVIDSDMNETEYSALMSLANVNKPIIVVLNKIDQYSPKERERLEVILNERLAGIIPPESIVETAAAPKEVEYIIQQADGTERSEWRTPPPKVEDLKLRLLEVLEEDGLGLLALNAAMYAADKSDRVASLKVKIREHRANQTIWSFAVVKATAVAVNPAPVFDVLGGSAVDIAMLRALAHIYGIEMTWSNIEKLASSILQAAGWTITAELGTHALSSVVKTLTLGWGTVLTAVPQGGAAGYGSYIVGKAAKYYFEHGASWGDEGPKTVVKRILEETDKKSVVQDLKAEIQKKLHLNRHSGSGT, from the coding sequence ATGTCGAACGAAAGTAACGACAACCTAACCCCCGATCAGCCGCCAACGACCGATGCAGGCTTCGCCACGGCCCCTCCTTCCGAGGAAGCGGTATCTGCGGACGATCGTCGATACATCGAAGCGTTGCAGTCGGTACGGCATACGCTCGACCGCTTCCGCGGATGTAGCGATAAAGAGAAGGAACTCTTGCGGCAAGACCTCGGTCAGCTCCAGAACATGGAGGCGAAACTGACCAGTGGCCGCGTCGAGATCGTCGTCTTCGGTGAAATCAGCACCGGCAAGTCAGCTTTGATCAATGCCTTGGTCGGCAAGGCGGTCACCCAGGTTGATATCCAAGGGGGATGGACCAAAGAGGTCTGGCATGTTGCCTGGGAAGGCGCCGGTTACCGGATTCCTGGCCTCGCGGATAGCGAAGTCGTTTTGATCGACACGCCTGGCATCAACGAAGTGGGCGGTGCCGATCGTGGAGAAATGGCCCAAGACACCGCTCGCCAAGCCGACGTAATCTTGTTCGTGATTGACTCCGACATGAACGAGACCGAGTATTCGGCTCTCATGTCCCTGGCCAACGTGAACAAGCCGATCATCGTCGTTCTGAATAAGATCGATCAGTATTCACCCAAAGAACGAGAACGTCTTGAGGTGATTCTCAATGAGCGTCTTGCTGGTATCATTCCCCCGGAAAGCATCGTCGAGACCGCCGCAGCGCCGAAGGAAGTCGAGTACATCATCCAACAGGCCGACGGTACCGAACGCAGCGAGTGGCGAACGCCGCCGCCGAAGGTCGAAGATCTGAAGTTGCGACTGCTGGAAGTTCTGGAAGAAGACGGGCTCGGATTATTAGCCCTGAATGCGGCCATGTACGCGGCCGACAAGTCTGACCGAGTCGCATCGCTGAAAGTGAAGATTCGCGAGCACCGTGCAAACCAGACAATCTGGAGCTTCGCCGTCGTGAAAGCAACCGCGGTGGCGGTGAACCCGGCCCCGGTTTTTGACGTGCTGGGAGGTAGCGCCGTCGATATCGCCATGCTAAGGGCCTTGGCCCATATTTATGGCATCGAGATGACCTGGTCAAATATCGAGAAGCTGGCCTCGAGTATCCTTCAGGCAGCCGGCTGGACCATTACCGCGGAGCTTGGTACCCACGCATTGAGTTCGGTCGTGAAGACGCTCACACTCGGCTGGGGCACTGTTCTCACGGCTGTCCCTCAGGGAGGCGCCGCCGGCTACGGAAGTTACATCGTCGGCAAAGCGGCCAAGTACTACTTCGAGCACGGTGCCAGCTGGGGTGACGAAGGCCCCAAGACCGTCGTGAAGCGAATCCTGGAAGAGACCGACAAGAAGTCCGTGGTACAGGACCTGAAGGCAGAGATCCAGAAGAAGCTACACTTGAACCGGCACTCGGGCAGCGGGACTTAG
- a CDS encoding DUF1801 domain-containing protein produces the protein MAENKTQPTKVSAAKYIDALEDPQQKKDCKQLVKMMRAATGERAVMWGPSIVGFGTHHYKYESGREGDIMMVGFAPRKGQISLYLTCDIQQMAPLLEKLGKHKTGKGCLYIKRLADVDQDVLQQMIERGIEEAEQSHAAK, from the coding sequence ATGGCGGAAAACAAAACGCAACCGACCAAAGTCAGCGCAGCGAAGTATATCGACGCGTTGGAGGATCCTCAGCAGAAGAAAGACTGTAAGCAGTTGGTCAAGATGATGCGGGCCGCTACTGGCGAAAGAGCCGTTATGTGGGGACCTAGCATCGTCGGCTTTGGCACGCATCACTACAAGTACGAATCGGGTCGCGAAGGCGATATCATGATGGTTGGCTTTGCCCCCCGCAAAGGTCAGATCAGCTTATATCTGACATGCGATATTCAGCAAATGGCACCGCTTCTGGAGAAGCTGGGCAAGCATAAGACCGGGAAAGGGTGTCTTTACATCAAGCGACTCGCGGATGTCGATCAGGACGTACTTCAGCAGATGATCGAACGCGGGATTGAGGAAGCTGAGCAGAGTCATGCCGCGAAGTAG
- a CDS encoding RNA polymerase sigma factor, whose translation MTSPVPQRLSEAEIADLHALHAEELRRFLWGVVGEASLVQDIIQTTFRKLVEVGHETQVESRKAWLFQVAYREALAQRRRSATQKRVLENLQEDSHRNNDGLLTDPLVAQETVDSVRQAIEELSPELKQVLRMRIYEDKTFAEIAQELDIPLGTALGRMRNAMSKLRGKLAWIERER comes from the coding sequence TTGACTTCACCTGTACCCCAGCGGCTTAGCGAAGCCGAGATAGCCGATTTGCATGCACTCCATGCGGAAGAGCTGCGCAGGTTCCTGTGGGGTGTTGTCGGGGAAGCAAGCCTGGTCCAAGACATCATCCAGACTACCTTTCGTAAGCTGGTCGAAGTCGGTCACGAAACGCAAGTCGAGAGTCGCAAGGCTTGGCTTTTCCAGGTCGCCTATCGCGAAGCCCTCGCCCAACGCCGGCGAAGTGCAACGCAAAAGAGGGTGTTGGAAAACCTCCAAGAAGATTCACACCGAAATAATGATGGTCTGCTGACCGATCCCCTGGTCGCCCAGGAAACGGTCGATTCGGTTCGCCAGGCCATCGAAGAGCTTTCGCCGGAACTCAAGCAGGTCCTGCGAATGCGAATTTACGAAGACAAAACGTTCGCCGAAATCGCACAAGAGCTCGACATTCCGTTGGGCACGGCACTCGGGCGAATGCGGAACGCGATGAGCAAGCTGCGCGGCAAGTTAGCTTGGATCGAGCGTGAACGCTAA
- a CDS encoding YcjF family protein — translation MPQPWKNQGLGLIVLLVLLGLAMIYVPGWIADIIREGNDLGPVGKWIYFSIVGLGAALLLGLAGWGLWTLVIAKIRKERRREMRNRNPNELTPDQRRAELKENLESISDLRDEMADGDFRDTVDPMIDRIEEKLEGGNLEIIAFGTISSGKSSLLNALAGRDAFSTDVVGGTTVRRNQVEWPGNNKVQLIDTPGLGEVDGSVHQEIATHSAQDADIVLLVVDGPLRHSEFQLLELLAKMDKRVIICLNKEDWFTDADKAKLLQQITQQTKEIVQADDILSVRSRSTKRKRIRVLPDGSEVEEEVDVPLSIEPLARRMMQVIKKDGTDLLLANLLVQSRGLVEKARKEVEDSIDRQANQLVNRYMWASGGAGAFTNPLPVPMVELAAGVAISTKMVMDLAKIYRQDVDLDVAVSLLGQLSKQFIGYLGVQMAAPVVAMAIGSMIKTVPGVGTVSGMLLNGIVMALVTRWIGNIFMVYFKHGMQEPEGGLAGLARREWDKVTDSAYLRKLVQEARQRYVERK, via the coding sequence ATGCCCCAGCCGTGGAAAAACCAGGGTCTTGGCCTGATCGTGCTGCTCGTCCTTTTGGGACTGGCCATGATCTACGTGCCGGGCTGGATTGCGGACATCATCCGCGAAGGAAACGACCTCGGGCCGGTTGGCAAATGGATCTACTTCTCGATCGTCGGATTGGGAGCCGCCCTGCTTCTGGGACTTGCCGGTTGGGGCCTCTGGACGCTGGTGATTGCCAAGATCCGTAAAGAGCGTCGCCGCGAAATGCGGAACCGCAATCCCAACGAACTGACGCCAGACCAGCGCCGCGCCGAGCTCAAAGAAAACCTGGAGAGCATCTCTGACCTCCGCGATGAAATGGCCGACGGCGACTTCCGCGATACCGTCGACCCAATGATCGACCGGATCGAAGAGAAGCTGGAAGGGGGAAACCTTGAGATTATCGCCTTCGGCACAATCAGTAGCGGGAAGTCCTCTCTTTTGAATGCCTTGGCAGGTCGCGATGCGTTCAGCACGGATGTGGTCGGCGGAACCACCGTTCGTCGCAATCAAGTCGAATGGCCAGGCAACAACAAGGTGCAGCTCATCGATACACCGGGGCTCGGAGAAGTCGACGGAAGCGTACACCAGGAAATCGCGACGCACTCGGCTCAAGATGCTGATATCGTCTTACTCGTGGTCGACGGCCCGCTACGTCATAGCGAGTTCCAACTGCTGGAACTTCTGGCCAAGATGGACAAGCGGGTAATCATCTGCCTGAACAAGGAAGACTGGTTTACCGACGCTGATAAAGCCAAACTCCTCCAACAAATCACTCAGCAAACCAAAGAGATCGTACAGGCCGACGATATCCTTTCGGTTCGCAGCCGCTCCACGAAACGAAAACGAATTCGCGTGTTGCCTGACGGCAGCGAAGTGGAAGAAGAAGTGGACGTCCCACTAAGCATCGAACCACTTGCCCGGCGGATGATGCAAGTCATTAAGAAGGATGGCACGGACTTGCTGCTGGCCAACCTTCTGGTACAGTCTCGCGGACTGGTCGAGAAAGCCCGTAAAGAGGTCGAGGACTCGATCGACCGCCAGGCCAACCAACTGGTCAACCGATACATGTGGGCCTCTGGCGGAGCTGGGGCATTCACCAATCCGTTGCCTGTGCCTATGGTCGAACTGGCAGCCGGTGTTGCTATTTCCACCAAGATGGTAATGGACCTGGCCAAGATCTATCGCCAAGATGTCGACCTGGATGTCGCCGTCAGCCTGCTGGGTCAGCTAAGCAAACAATTCATTGGCTACCTGGGCGTGCAGATGGCGGCCCCGGTTGTGGCGATGGCAATTGGATCGATGATCAAAACCGTTCCCGGCGTGGGAACCGTGTCGGGCATGCTACTCAACGGTATCGTCATGGCCCTGGTCACCCGTTGGATTGGTAACATCTTCATGGTCTACTTCAAACACGGTATGCAAGAGCCTGAGGGCGGTCTGGCTGGTCTGGCCCGTCGCGAGTGGGACAAGGTCACCGATTCCGCATACCTGCGTAAACTGGTTCAGGAAGCCCGACAACGTTATGTCGAACGAAAGTAA
- a CDS encoding DUF1501 domain-containing protein, giving the protein MPTNQTCDGVRRRDFLKVGVMGGIGLNLASYLSLAEAGEVSGGGQAKAGIFVNLNGGPTHIDTFDPKPEAPSEYRGEFKPIKTNVPGIELSEHLPKLAQQADKYVVMRGVSHTLAAHQLGTEYVNTGTRPIASLQYPAYGSIVSKELETPEDLPPFVAIPRSQQSAGYLGVKYAPLATNSTPRPGQAYSVRGISLAGGLTIDTVERRHKLLAQLDQTFAGFESDDQLLDGLDRFSHQAHAIITSKRARDAFDVSKENPSFAKNFEQDEFSMSCLLAIRLIESGVRFVTITNGGWDTHQDNFARLKDNLLPKLDNGLASLFNGLHTKGLLDSTGVFVTGEFGRTPKINGRGGRDHYPRCMTMLMAGGGVRGGQVIGESDEKATLPKDGIGFKPDDAAASFFYNLGIDHTKEYHTNTGRPITIVRDGQVIRQLFS; this is encoded by the coding sequence ATGCCCACCAATCAAACATGTGACGGAGTACGCCGCCGCGACTTTCTAAAAGTTGGCGTCATGGGCGGCATTGGTCTGAATTTGGCTTCCTACCTATCCCTGGCCGAAGCAGGAGAAGTTTCTGGTGGCGGCCAGGCCAAGGCCGGGATCTTCGTGAACTTGAACGGCGGACCGACGCACATTGATACGTTCGATCCCAAGCCGGAAGCTCCCAGCGAGTACCGCGGCGAGTTCAAGCCGATCAAGACGAACGTTCCAGGTATCGAGCTGAGCGAACACCTCCCCAAGCTCGCCCAGCAGGCCGATAAGTATGTCGTCATGCGTGGTGTCTCGCATACCCTGGCGGCCCACCAATTGGGTACCGAATACGTCAACACCGGCACGCGTCCGATTGCTTCGCTGCAATATCCCGCTTACGGCTCGATCGTGAGCAAGGAATTGGAAACGCCGGAAGATCTTCCACCATTTGTCGCCATCCCGCGTAGCCAGCAGTCGGCCGGCTACCTGGGCGTTAAGTACGCCCCGTTGGCGACCAACAGCACGCCTCGCCCTGGTCAGGCTTATTCGGTGCGCGGGATAAGCCTGGCCGGCGGGCTGACTATCGACACCGTTGAGCGTCGCCACAAGTTGCTGGCCCAGCTGGACCAAACGTTTGCCGGTTTTGAATCGGACGACCAGCTGCTCGATGGCTTGGATCGCTTCAGCCACCAGGCTCATGCGATCATTACTTCCAAGCGAGCCCGTGATGCGTTCGACGTCTCGAAGGAAAACCCTTCGTTCGCCAAGAACTTCGAACAAGACGAGTTCAGCATGAGCTGCTTGCTGGCGATTCGCTTGATCGAAAGTGGCGTCCGTTTCGTGACCATCACCAATGGTGGCTGGGACACGCATCAAGACAACTTTGCTCGCTTGAAGGATAACCTGCTTCCCAAGCTGGATAACGGCCTGGCATCACTCTTCAACGGACTGCACACCAAAGGCCTGCTGGATTCGACCGGCGTGTTTGTGACCGGTGAATTCGGTCGTACGCCGAAGATCAATGGCCGCGGTGGTCGCGATCACTACCCTCGTTGCATGACGATGCTGATGGCTGGCGGCGGCGTTCGCGGCGGTCAGGTCATCGGCGAAAGCGATGAGAAGGCCACCTTGCCGAAGGATGGCATCGGGTTCAAGCCGGACGATGCAGCGGCCTCGTTCTTCTACAACCTCGGCATCGACCACACCAAGGAATACCACACGAATACCGGCCGACCGATCACCATCGTGCGTGACGGGCAGGTTATCCGCCAACTCTTCTCGTAA
- the deoC gene encoding deoxyribose-phosphate aldolase, producing the protein MRPSYEELAKMIDHALLHPTMTDEQMEAGCQAAIKYGVASVCIKPYYVRRAAQLLQGSDVLVGTVIGFPHGSNLTEIKRQETQLACQDGAAEIDMVINVGKAISGDWQYVQQDIEAVCNEAHKHGAKVKVIIENDYLASGGGGLDGDALKSKLCQISEAAGADWVKTSTGFGFVKQSGGGYNYQGATEHDLKLMREAVSESVQVKASGGVRDLEGLLRVRELGASRCGTSATAQILDAYGRDESIGSGKLGGGGY; encoded by the coding sequence ATGCGACCAAGCTACGAAGAACTGGCCAAGATGATCGACCATGCCCTGCTGCATCCGACCATGACGGACGAGCAGATGGAAGCTGGTTGTCAGGCTGCGATAAAGTACGGTGTCGCGTCGGTGTGTATCAAACCCTACTACGTCCGTCGCGCGGCCCAATTACTTCAGGGTAGTGACGTGCTGGTCGGAACGGTCATCGGCTTCCCTCACGGCAGCAACCTCACCGAAATCAAACGACAGGAAACCCAACTGGCTTGCCAGGACGGAGCCGCCGAGATCGACATGGTGATCAACGTAGGCAAGGCAATCAGCGGTGACTGGCAGTACGTCCAGCAAGACATCGAAGCCGTCTGCAACGAAGCCCATAAACATGGCGCAAAGGTCAAAGTAATCATCGAGAACGATTACCTGGCCAGTGGCGGGGGCGGTCTGGACGGAGACGCATTGAAATCGAAGCTATGCCAGATCAGCGAAGCGGCTGGCGCGGACTGGGTGAAAACCTCCACCGGATTCGGCTTCGTTAAGCAGTCTGGTGGAGGCTACAACTATCAAGGGGCAACCGAGCATGATTTGAAGCTGATGCGTGAGGCTGTTTCCGAATCGGTGCAAGTCAAAGCGTCTGGCGGCGTACGCGATCTGGAAGGCCTCCTTCGCGTGCGGGAACTTGGGGCATCTCGCTGTGGTACCAGCGCTACGGCGCAGATCCTTGATGCTTATGGTCGAGACGAATCCATCGGCAGTGGAAAGCTGGGCGGCGGCGGATACTAA
- a CDS encoding DUF1549 and DUF1553 domain-containing protein yields MNATFARLCLSLFVPAIALATVAPLSAESLADSKTSGEVMPTLIERFTPEDVEETPDFQKHVSPLMGRLGCNGRSCHGSFQGRGGFILSLFGYDFKADHAAITEGDNARVDTDSPDESMLIYKPTDEDMHEGGKRYELNSWEHRVLHNWIKGGAQFDSSNVAILNKLEVTPEEIVFGDKDQTEPLRVVAHWADGTKEDVTPLCRFTTNDDQVAEINGDGIVTSREAGDTHVVVAYDKAVVAIPVLRPVSKLIGDKYPTVPTPTTIDQLVVQKLKKLGIVPSELSSDEQFLRRVSLDIAGTLPSPSEIREFVADKDPNKREKKIDQLLDTPAYVAKMTTLLCDITGNNDQQLVNVSPMRVGPAQEWYDWIYDRVEKNVPYDQIAGGIILARSRLEGESYREYCEEMSDMYRDGGSFADRESMTHYWARREFRQPEERAIAFAYAFMGVRIQCAQCHKHPFDVWSKNDFDEFKTFFTGARFATQPPRFDRDGFAQYEQILEKLDIDKSLRGNQQRREFAKELRNGKTVPFPELVVMPVSNISRNSKTNKNRKGLPSRSPEARVLGEEAIDLRDYEDVREPVMEWLRQKDNPYFARAIVNRIWATYFSVGIVHPTDDLSLGNPPSNEPLLDYLAKGFVENNYDLKWVHREIALSRTYQLSWVPNETNRLDTRNFSRSVPRRLPAEVAYDIIQQATAGDDSMETYLTNIEDRAISIPGTRIQGNASYPLQIFGRSERASNCDCDRSMEATLLQTVFLQNDFSLHASMASGNSWIGQVQKSMKPAIDKKSTEVGRIQAQIKRLYEQMGNAREYAERLAAKGDQKRAKEIRQKLAAGKKRLDTLRAQLERAKAQEKEEEADPIAFDSPADMVTEAYLRTLSREPSEKEMTISLEHMRSAEQPVDGLHDLMWALLNTKEFIVNH; encoded by the coding sequence ATGAACGCCACTTTCGCTCGTTTATGTCTCTCGTTATTCGTACCGGCAATCGCTTTGGCGACCGTGGCCCCGCTTTCCGCGGAATCGCTCGCTGACAGCAAGACTTCCGGTGAAGTCATGCCGACGCTCATCGAGCGGTTTACGCCTGAAGACGTCGAAGAAACGCCTGACTTCCAAAAGCACGTCTCGCCCTTGATGGGCCGCTTGGGCTGCAATGGCCGCAGCTGCCACGGTTCGTTCCAAGGACGCGGTGGGTTCATCCTCTCGTTGTTCGGCTACGACTTCAAAGCGGACCATGCCGCAATTACCGAGGGAGACAATGCCCGGGTCGATACCGACTCACCGGACGAAAGCATGCTCATCTACAAGCCGACGGATGAAGACATGCACGAGGGTGGTAAACGTTACGAACTGAATAGCTGGGAACACCGCGTCCTGCATAACTGGATCAAGGGTGGTGCGCAATTCGACTCGTCGAACGTCGCCATTCTCAACAAGTTGGAAGTCACGCCGGAAGAAATCGTCTTTGGCGATAAGGACCAAACAGAACCACTTCGCGTCGTGGCCCACTGGGCTGATGGCACCAAGGAAGACGTCACCCCGCTATGCCGCTTTACAACCAACGACGACCAGGTCGCTGAGATCAACGGCGACGGAATCGTGACCAGCCGAGAAGCTGGCGACACGCATGTCGTGGTAGCCTACGACAAAGCCGTTGTTGCGATTCCTGTTCTACGTCCGGTCAGCAAGTTGATCGGTGACAAATACCCAACCGTTCCTACCCCCACCACGATTGACCAGCTGGTCGTTCAGAAACTGAAAAAACTGGGTATTGTTCCCTCTGAATTGTCATCCGACGAACAGTTCCTCCGCCGCGTGAGCCTCGACATCGCCGGGACGCTCCCCTCGCCAAGCGAGATCCGCGAGTTCGTGGCCGACAAGGACCCCAACAAGCGCGAAAAGAAGATTGATCAGTTGCTGGATACGCCTGCCTACGTCGCCAAGATGACCACTTTGCTGTGCGACATCACCGGCAACAACGATCAGCAACTCGTCAACGTATCACCCATGCGAGTCGGTCCGGCCCAGGAATGGTACGACTGGATCTACGACCGCGTTGAGAAGAACGTTCCGTACGACCAAATCGCCGGCGGTATCATTCTCGCACGTAGTCGCCTGGAAGGTGAAAGCTACCGTGAGTACTGCGAAGAAATGAGCGATATGTATCGCGATGGAGGCAGCTTTGCCGACCGCGAATCGATGACGCACTACTGGGCTCGCCGAGAATTCCGTCAGCCGGAAGAACGGGCCATCGCCTTTGCGTATGCCTTCATGGGCGTGCGAATTCAATGTGCCCAGTGCCATAAGCACCCGTTCGACGTCTGGTCGAAAAATGACTTCGACGAGTTCAAGACCTTCTTCACCGGTGCTCGCTTTGCCACTCAGCCTCCTCGTTTCGACCGAGATGGCTTTGCTCAGTACGAACAGATTCTGGAAAAACTCGATATCGACAAGAGTCTTCGTGGCAACCAGCAGCGACGTGAATTCGCGAAGGAACTACGCAACGGCAAGACCGTTCCTTTCCCAGAACTCGTTGTCATGCCGGTAAGCAACATCAGCCGCAATTCCAAAACCAACAAGAATCGCAAAGGCTTGCCGTCGCGTTCGCCGGAAGCACGCGTTTTGGGCGAAGAGGCGATCGACCTTCGCGACTACGAAGACGTACGTGAGCCTGTGATGGAATGGCTTCGCCAGAAGGACAATCCTTACTTCGCTCGGGCCATTGTCAATCGTATCTGGGCGACCTACTTCAGCGTGGGTATCGTCCATCCGACCGACGACTTGAGCCTGGGTAATCCTCCGAGCAACGAACCTCTGCTGGATTATCTGGCCAAAGGTTTTGTCGAGAACAACTACGACCTGAAGTGGGTTCATCGCGAAATCGCCCTGAGCCGTACATATCAGCTCTCGTGGGTTCCCAACGAAACCAATCGTCTCGACACACGAAATTTCAGCCGATCTGTTCCGCGCCGTCTGCCAGCCGAAGTCGCCTACGACATCATTCAGCAGGCCACCGCCGGGGACGACTCGATGGAAACCTACCTGACCAACATTGAAGACCGTGCCATTTCGATCCCCGGCACGCGTATTCAAGGGAATGCTTCCTACCCGCTGCAGATCTTCGGACGTAGCGAACGGGCCAGCAACTGTGACTGCGATCGCAGCATGGAAGCAACGCTCCTGCAAACCGTCTTCCTGCAAAACGACTTTAGCCTGCATGCCTCGATGGCCAGCGGCAACAGCTGGATTGGTCAGGTTCAAAAGTCGATGAAACCTGCAATCGATAAGAAGTCGACCGAAGTCGGCAGAATTCAAGCGCAGATCAAACGCTTGTACGAGCAAATGGGCAACGCTCGAGAATATGCCGAACGTTTGGCTGCCAAGGGAGACCAGAAGCGGGCAAAAGAGATCCGCCAGAAACTGGCTGCTGGCAAGAAACGTTTAGATACCTTGCGAGCCCAACTAGAAAGAGCAAAAGCTCAAGAAAAGGAAGAAGAGGCCGATCCGATCGCGTTCGATTCACCTGCCGACATGGTGACCGAGGCCTATCTCCGGACGCTTAGCCGTGAGCCAAGCGAAAAGGAAATGACCATTTCCTTGGAGCACATGCGAAGCGCCGAACAGCCCGTCGATGGTCTGCACGACCTGATGTGGGCACTTTTGAACACGAAAGAGTTCATCGTCAATCACTAA